AATTTGGTCTTAAGATTATAGACTTATTCACTCATCAGCCGTTGTATTGATCAAGCATAACAAATTCTCAAGGTGATAATGGATTGGAATAGCAATTTCATCCTTCAGTTATTATCAATTTTAATTACAATTCTTATGACCGCATTTTGCTTTACATTCACCAAAATGTGCGCTTAAGCACTTTATATCCCACTATCATTACACTCCCGCTAAAATCTAATTTATGCTATAATATTATTTTCCATAAAAATATGAACCGAAAGTATAAAAGAAATCTCTTGAACAAGACTAAATTTGCATTCGCGCCGAGAAGTCTCGCATTTGAGAGTACAACGTTTCCTAACAAAGAAGACTCTGTACCCAACAATTGAACCTGAGATCTTTGGTTAAGAATGAAGGAGTACTTACCACTCCATCACAACCCTTATTGATAACGCTCTCACTTTTATAACCCGTGTTGATTGAAAATAAAGAAATATTATACATATCAAACGCATTTTAATTCTTAGCCTGATTGAAAGCTTCTGACTAGTAGTCAGTGAAAGCAAGACACGAGGCCATGCAAATATTGATGCCTCAACTATGGTCCCAAAGGATTCTTGGTAAACCAAACGAATTCGGGTTGGGAAGAAAgaattcaataaaaaggaaataagCTTCGAAATTTGATGTACTACAAGGTGTTAAGATATTGAGGCTGTTGGCAATAAAAGAAAAACGGAGTTTGTCGATGATCAACAATTGGCTATACAAATTTTGGATGAAGAAAACTGTGTTCCAGAGTCCACCACTATTATTGGGAAGAATACCCAATTAGCCCCCTGAACTtggcacaatatatatatatgcaacctAAACTTTTCATAGTTCTAATTGTAATGCCCAGAAAAGTTTTATTAACTTATTGCGTCTGAAAGCTTGAGAGAAATGGACTTTTAAGTTATTTCTTAGACTTGAAAATTCTTATTTTAGAGAAAGATGTTCATATAGGCGCATGGAGTATATTTATTGAAAACTAAAATTGTGATATTATAACAAATTACGTGATCGACGTTAGACAAAGGCTGAGCGGGGTTTTGAATACGGATTGATACAATAAAAGGTCACTTTATTCGACGCCATAAAGTGATCCAATGCTGGAATATTTGATTATAAACCAGCAAATTTAAATACTCCATAATATTGGAGTGGGAAATAAGCATGAAGTGAATGATATTATTGACAATTCATCATGTCGTAGTATCAGAGGGAATATGTTACAATGCGAATCTGGAATGAATTTTTTTTGGGCAACCATTTAGTGGATATCCGCATTGAGAAGCAGGTAGAAAATTAGACTAGTTGAAGCCCAGAACTAGCTTTAAGTGATGGCTTGACCAAGGGACTTGTTTTAGTCGTTGTCCATTAAAGCGGAAAAGTATGCGCAAACTAACCAAAAAAAAATACAAGACTAAAAACAAAAATGAATTTACACTGAGAACTAGTTTGAAGAGGCTTTTTATATACGTTCAAATCACCTTCAGTAAGAAACTTGCCAAATTTACCAAATTTGAATAAAGTGAAGGGGTTATGAACCGAAGCAGAAGGGCAGAAAACACATAAGTTACAGGAAGTTACAAGAGCAGGAAGTGCTAACGGAAGAGGATTAAGGTCTGCCCTAGTAACACTGTGATTACGATCTTCCGCCGGCAATGAGCAAACCCAGAACACTCCACTTCTATGAGAACAGCAAAATAAGGGACGAATGGCAGTTCACCCAGCAACCAAGAACCTGCTAAAAAACAATGGAACCATTAACTTTCAAAATCAGATAGATAATTCCGCCTTCCTCCCCCGAGATCTCTACTAGACCAGGTGGATCTCAATATGCCCTCTTGCTCACTACCATGAGCACGAGACATTGTTTTAATTGAGGCTCCCTCTTccccgtcccccccccccccccccccaccccaacaTCCCCCCACACTTTCCCTAGGgaacaagaaagaaagaaggacGAAACACTGCTAGTACTTTTTTGATAAGGTTGAAACAGTGCCAGTACTAAAAAGCGGTGTACAGAAATGTGTTCTTACCATTAACAACTGTAAGGTAGCAAACGATCTCACCAAAAGAAACCATCCTCATCAAGAAGATAGTCACTGCTAAATGAGTTAGTGAAGTCGTCGTAATCAAAGTCATCAAAGTCATAATCATAGAAATAGTCTGAGACACCAGCTTCGGACAACCCAGACGGGTACTCATCATCGGAAGAGCCATAATCATAAATGCGATTAATAAATTCATAATCATGAGTGGAATCATAAGGGCATTTCATATCTATAATTTGTTGGCGACATCTCGTTCCTAAATCCCCTTTAAGATCAATACTATAGCAGTGGCGCAAGTCAAGGGATTCAAGCCGCGGGCAGCCATCCAGAATGGCACACAGACCTTCATTTGTCATGTTATTCCCAAAAAGTGCAAGGCGTCGCAATTCAGGCATATTTGCTGCAATAGCCAGAGCTTGATCATTGACATTGATCTGTAAATTTCTCATTCTGTCTCTTCTAAATCCTCTAAATCCACAGTCGTTCAATGTGAATGACTTAAGCTGAGAGCAAGAACGACCGAGAGCTTCTATACCCACTGTACTAATAACAGATAAGTAAATGTGCAACTCCTCCAACAATGGGAAGTTCTTAGCAACTGCAGCCAAACCTTGATCTGAAATATATTCACAGCAGACAAGTCGTATATGCCTAAGCTGACTTGATCTGTTCAGAAGGGCACAAGATTAGATAAAAGACATAAAAATAAGAGAAACTTACTGTTGAGAAGACTGCAAGGAAAAAATATCCATAGAATTCAGAGCTGAATTTAGCTAGAAAAGCATGCACACAAAGCAAATTGACAACACAGAGAGATCtcaaaacaattttaaaaaaaaaatgaacaagaAGTCACCAAAAAGTAAACAAAACGGACAGGATGCACTTGAAGCAGGCATACACAATCCCTacttatcccccccccccccccccaaaacccccACGAAACAAACCAAATAATCCATTTCTTTTCTCTGATACCCAACATTCTCTCTTTTCCCCCCGGATAAAGCAACTTTCACATTTCACAAAATCTGCATTTTTACGAAAAATCTTTGCTACGTCCTCTGGATTTTCTCAGATCTACATGTTACCACATCATCAAACATTAGAATTCTTAATTCTGCCTATCTACAATGAAAGCTAAATCATTTCCAGTTTGTCCTTTTTGGTATTGGAAGGAAAAAGGGAATACTTCATATATAACGAAACGAAGTTTAATTGCATAAGATCTACATATTACCATTTCACACTACAACTACACCACAAAGCTTTCAGCTTATCCTTTTTTCATTCAAAACTATCAAGAAGATCCTGTTTTCAGGTAGTAACCCCCCTTTTAAGTTTTAACGTTGGGGAAATGTTACAACCAGCTGGAATACAATTGGTTGGTAGGGATACTACTCTATTTTTCCACAACCGCACCCAAAATCTATCAATCTATTATAGCTTCATGAATTGTACTCTGCTTCCCCTCCCCCTGTTCTTCTTCTCCGCAGcattattaaaaattaaaattaaaattaaaagagaTCTAGATGATTTCAGTTGTAGTGCTATTGATGGAAAATGAAGATCTTGCGAAAAAGTCAGTCAAGACTCAAGGAAAAATTAACTTTGATAATGACGAGTCCTGGTTAATTCAGGGAAAACCCACTGTATTAGCTAAAAACTATAAAATATTTGTTTCTCTGAAGTGTTTTAATTAAAATCAGAAAAGTTTATTAAAAAATGACAGCAATTATGTTGTTTTATCATGCTTATGAATCTCCTGGAATGCGTATTGTTAGTAGTTGGCATGAGGTAATGTTTCAATGGAGATATTTAACTTGTGAATTGCGCAAATTTATCTAATAACAGGTCAGACTCACAGAACTCATAACAGCCAAGCTCAAGCCAGACTTCCAGTTCAAATAAGCTTTGCCTCGAATTAAAATGACAACAAGGGGGGGCCAGGTTCAAACGCAAAGGAGGTCTACTTGCATCACATTACTATGAAGACAGACATCAATTACTCGGAATTTCTTTTGCAAGGATGATATAGGCAAAGCTTGCAGCAAGAACAACAGTCTTTCCAGTGACATGGGGGCATCCAAGGGAAGGGAAGCGAAGCAGTGTAATTTTCTTACCATTGGAATGGGAGACAACTAAGGAAGGGCAGAGAAAATGATCTAAGCTTTCATACCTTTTGTGCATGCAAGATCAAAATAAGACTAGCCTCACAAAGTGATACAGCAAAAGCCCATGATCTTACCTCACCCACCCGCCCCTCAAAAAAAGTTCAAATCAATCAACTATGCTCAGCCAAAAATTAATCGGTGTAGGTAAAATGAATCTGTTGTATATCTTCCAGCccactcatccatttcattccaaTACTAGAAAATTTTAACTTTAGATAAAGGGGTTCTCCAAAACTACTGACTCTTCAAAACACACTTATCTCTAGAAACATGCAAATATCTACTTAAAATAAAAGGACTCTTTACAGAAACCAAACTAGTGtaaatataacaataataactaatTCCTAATCCCAACTAGTTGGTTTGCTTATATGGATCCTTGGGTTCCGTGTTGTTTTGAGCTCAGCTAAATTAGCATTGACTATGAGACATTGTGGATcttttttttacttattttcatgTGATTTTAGGTTTACACCATTCATTTTATCACCTTCAACCCATCATATATTCATAGCTATCGGTCTACATGAAGGTCACATGGAACATGACCAAACCATCTTAAACGACCACCTTTCACCTTTATGTATGCTACATGCACCCTAAGTCGAATATAGTAAGGTCTTACAAATATGTTGGAATTTGAGGTCCAaaattcatttccatatactccctccgttcacttttagttgtccactatactaaaaataaattttcacttttacttgtccactttagcatatcaagagaaagacaaTTTTATTTTTCCTCTTTTGCCCTTAACATTAACTACTCATTTCTCAAATCATTTCCCAAATTCATTGGATCTATACATCATTAATATGGGCATTATGGTcaaatatgcacttcatttactgtttcttaagggatgtgcAAAGTCCattgtggacaagtaaaagtgaacggagggagtacatctTTTATAAGGAGAGGTCAAGCATTCACTTCTATATACATAGCTTGTTGTGGAAGCAGAACCTTTAACTATTCTTATGCTTTGTTATGACTCTTCCTATCGCATATGACTTCTCCATTTCAGTCCTACTCTAATTATATGCGAGACATTTTCATCTATCATGATATGCTCCAGAAGACTTGAGCTTATATACTGAAATATCTGCATTTAGATAACAAAAAACATATTTAATCTCATTTCACACATATTGTTCTTAAGGATGCCAAAGTTGTAGTACATATATTTGTCTTACCAATAACTATGCTAAATTTCTTAAGTCTTCACAGCATCTccatagttttaaaaaaaaaaatcgttgaaTCCCTCGTTAGTTTAGAGCATGCATAATGCAAGTACGCCACATTTTTTTGAAAAGTTTATGCGCATTTTAATAAGCGCCCATTACGTAGTTAAGTTAATCACATAAAACATACCTCatcctttaattatacacatcaaaaTCAATTGGAACATGCAGAAGTTTTACAACTTATTGAGGTTAATGTGTATTAATTAAAGGAGGTGATATATTTTAAATGgtttaaaaatatgaaaaaattactTGGTGTAGCTTCttctaagaggtaattattgataattactaccttttgatttatttatatttagtagctaaattAATTTTCTACATTACCATTGTTAGCTATACCAAAATACATATACCTCTATTCATTCTCCCTCACCAcacatttcagatttttcatCTTATCCGAGCCCTAAAAAACT
Above is a genomic segment from Lycium barbarum isolate Lr01 chromosome 12, ASM1917538v2, whole genome shotgun sequence containing:
- the LOC132621844 gene encoding F-box protein SKIP19-like, encoding MPKPKRLVWRIKQRNQKATSSSSSSVPPPPPPPPPWVELPREITADILRRVGTVEILLNAQRVCSTWWKVCHDPTMWRVIDMSSDKDCDRDDDDLTKMCQIAVDRSQGQLLEIKIKDFGDDKLLDYISQRSSQLRHIRLVCCEYISDQGLAAVAKNFPLLEELHIYLSVISTVGIEALGRSCSQLKSFTLNDCGFRGFRRDRMRNLQINVNDQALAIAANMPELRRLALFGNNMTNEGLCAILDGCPRLESLDLRHCYSIDLKGDLGTRCRQQIIDMKCPYDSTHDYEFINRIYDYGSSDDEYPSGLSEAGVSDYFYDYDFDDFDYDDFTNSFSSDYLLDEDGFFW